A single genomic interval of Xiphophorus couchianus chromosome 2, X_couchianus-1.0, whole genome shotgun sequence harbors:
- the foxj1b gene encoding forkhead box protein J1-B, protein MPVLSSPDSANRFRERWLDQAAGSGSAPLDDSLTSLHWLQNFSILSADPERLAGTGPECPSSHHHLLLRRLGFPRTGTDSPSSPPAGDTAAAAGMPRYPGSPATSGSQTTAAPPPRFSPLPAPGFPVQAGPPVEVDYRSNPKVKPPYSYASLICMAMQASKQPKVTLSTIYSWITDNFCYYRHAEPSWQNSIRHNLSLNKCFKKVPRQKDEPGKGGFWQIDPQYADMFVNGIFKRRRMSANHYGGGGAAARQSKLVEGFPGSCPHQAGAKRKQLSSTDRSKLMRSTESPLLAMEANKVDILKGDFDLGSVFDDVLSGGCSTFEDLDLNTALSSLGCEVEASMNGRQHAAGPGRWGGAVDVTHYPSYSYLDLSDAATDGTVGMSQPPQQDQLLQGQHQLQHLDESAMLFGEQPADAALQPWEEIKEEPQVIPLTLDPGFGLYEGFFTEMQQWERAESFL, encoded by the exons ATGCCCGTCCTATCGAGCCCAGACAGCGCCAACAGGTTCAGGGAGAGGTGGCTGGACCAGGCCGCCGGTTCCGGTTCTGCCCCCCTGGATGACAGCCTCACCAGCCTACACTGGCTGCAGAACTTCTCCATCCTGAGCGCCGACCCGGAGCGGCTGGCGGGTACCGGCCCGGAGTGCCCCTCCTCCCACCACCACCTGCTCCTCAGGCGGCTCGGCTTCCCCAGAACCGGGACCGACTCTCCGTCCAGCCCGCCGGCCGGGGACACGGCGGCGGCCGCCGGGATGCCGCGGTACCCGGGCAGCCCCGCCACCTCCGGCAGCCAGACTACCGCCGCGCCGCCGCCGCGGTTCTCCCCGCTCCCCGCACCGGGCTTCCCGGTCCAGGCGGGCCCGCCGGTGGAGGTGGACTACCGGAGCAACCCGAAGGTCAAGCCGCCCTATTCCTACGCCTCTCTCATCTGCATGGCCATGCAGGCCAGCAAGCAGCCCAAAGTCACGCTGTCCACCATCTACAGCTGGATCACAGACAACTTCTGCTACTACCGACACGCAGAGCCCAGCTGGCAG AACTCGATCCGTCACAACTTGTCCCTCAACAAGTGTTTCAAGAAAGTCCCGAGGCAGAAAGACGAGCCTGGGAAGGGGGGCTTCTGGCAGATCGACCCTCAGTACGCCGACATGTTCGTCAATGGCATCTTCAAGCGCAGGAGGATGTCTGCCAACCACTATGGCGGCGGTGGCGCCGCAGCAAGGCAGAGCAAGCTGGTGGAGGGTTTCCCCGGCAGCTGTCCTCACCAGGCGGGCGCCAAGCGGAAGCAGCTGTCCTCCACCGACCGCAGCAAGCTGATGCGCTCCACCGAGTCCCCGCTTCTCGCCATGGAGGCCAACAAAGTTGACATCCTGAAGGGGGACTTTGACCTGGGGTCCGTGTTCGATGACGTTCTCAGCGGCGGCTGCAGCACCTTCGAGGATCTGGACCTGAACACGGCGCTGAGCTCGCTGGGCTGCGAGGTGGAGGCGTCCATGAACGGCCGGCAGCACGCGGCAGGCCCGGGGCGGTGGGGCGGCGCCGTGGATGTGACCCACTACCCGTCCTACAGCTACCTGGACCTGAGCGACGCCGCCACAGACGGCACCGTCGGCATGTCGCAGCCACCGCAGCAGGACCAGCTGCTGCAGGGACAACACCAGCTGCAACATCTGGACGAGTCGGCCATGCTGTTCGGCGAGCAGCCGGCGGACGCCGCGCTGCAGCCGTGGGAGGAGATTAAAGAGGAGCCGCAGGTCATTCCCCTGACCCTGGACCCGGGCTTTGGGCTTTACGAGGGCTTCTTCACCGAGATGCAGCAGTGGGAGCGAGCGGAGAGTTTCCTGTGA